Below is a genomic region from Paenibacillus pabuli.
CAATATCTGTACCTGCTCCCATGCGTGTAAGCAGTACCGACAATACCGCATGCAGAACCATGAAGAGACTGACCTTGTTTTCCCGGGCCATAGCCATGAGCTGCTCATGCAGTTTCTGACTAATGGTAAAAGGGATCGTTCCACCCCGGTAGCTGGAGACAACCGGACGCGGATAATCGGCTGGAAACGTTACCTGTTCCGGCAAGCCTTCCAGCTGACGGCTCCAGAACTCCAGCTGCCTTGCAATCAGGCTGTCCGGCTGGCCTTCATCTCCAAGCAGTCGATCCTGCCACACCGCGTAATCGGCATATTGAACACGCAGAGGTTCCCAGGAAGGCCCCGCCCCCTGAACACGTGCTTTATACGCTTGGGACAAGTCCCGCATCAACGGCGACAAGGACCAGCCATCTCCGGCAATATGATGAAGCAGTAACAACAGGACATGCTCATCCGGACCTGATGTAAACAGCTCCGTACGGATACCTGGCTCGCTCGAGAGTTTGAAGCTGTACCGGGAAGCTTCGGACAGAAGCTCAGCCAGATCTTTCTCTGCAGCAGATCTCACTTGTAAGTTAACGCGAACGTCCGCGGGTGCCAGAATGGTCTGGCTTGCAGAACCAAGCTCTGGTGGATATAACGTTCTCAACGTCTCATGGCGATCGACAATGTCCTGAACTGCAGCTTGAAGCGCAGGTACATCGAGTTTGCCGGATAACCGTACCACAAGCGGAATATTGTACGTGGGATTGGGTCCCTCCAAACCATATAGGAACCACAATCGGCGCTGGGCAAAAGACAGAGGAATCTCGCCTTGACGTGGAACAGGCTGAATCCCTGGTCTGACTGACCCCGCCTGGTCCAGCCTCTTGGCGAGGCCTGCTGCAGTCGGTGACTCGAATACATTGCCGATGTTCAGCTCTGCGCCAAACACATCCCGAATCCGGGCCGTTATACGGCCTGCAAGCAGGGAATGACCGCCCAGTTCGAAGAAATCATCGTCAATGCCTACACGAGCAACACCCAGAATCTCAGCGAACAAATCGCACAGCATCTCCTCTTGAGGTGTTCGTGCCTCACGTCCACTGGCATGAGATAGCACAGAAGGGACAGGAAGCTGCTTGCGGTCGATCTTTTTATTGGGAGTCAGCGGCATTTCGGTGAGGTTCATGAATGCAGATGGCACCATGTAATCCGGCAGTTCATCAGCCACATGTGCCCGAAGCAACGACAGATCCAGTCCTGACGTGTATTCGGAATTTGCAACGACATAGGCGGCCAGCCGCTGATTCCCCGGTTGATCCTCACGTGCCATAACAGTAACCTGGGCTACGCCCGGATATCGAGAAATGACGGATTCTATCTCACCCAATTCGATGCGGAAACCTCTGATTTTGATCTGGTGATCCGCCCTGCCCAAATAATCAATCGATCCATCCGGCAGCCACTTCGCCAAGTCTCCTGTACGATACATGCGGCTTCCTGCTTGTCCGAAGGGATTCGCAACAAATCGCTCGGCAGTCAGGTCAGGTCTTCCCAGGTAACCTCGTGCCAGCCCGTCTCCCGCGATATATAATTCTCCGGTTACGCCCGGAGGGACTGGATTCAGCCCCCCATCCAGCACGTATAGTTGCGTGTTTCGAACCGGTCCGCCAATCGAAGGTTTGCCCGTTGATTCAGGCTTCATGGCGGCAGCCGTTGAATAAATCGTAGTCTCCGTCGGTCCGTACTGGTTGTTAACGTGACATCCCATCTCCTGCAAAGAGAGCTTCAGTTCTTCGGAGAGAGCCTCACCACCGGTAATGACCGTTAGACCATCAAACGACCCAGGCTTGCTGGTCACCAGAGACTGCCACAACGTTGGCGTGGCCTGCATGATTGTTGTCCCTAGCCGTCTCATCTGGGCAGCCAGCGCCACCGGATCAAGAATGGTTTCTTTGCGGGCTATATCAAGCCTTGCTCCTGTCGTAAGGGGCAGAAACACTTCCAGCACAGAAATGTCAAAAGCAATCGTAGTGACCGATAACCAGCGATCCTGCGTACCCACCCGCAGTCTTAACTTCATATCTTCCAGCAGATTCGCCAGACCCAGATGGGTAACAGCAACACCTTTCGGTTTACCCGTTGATCCCGAAGTATAGATGATATAAGAGGGATTCAGCTGCGAAGCAGCTTTTGTGAGATCCTCTGGTTCGGGATTGCTGCCGGACTGACGGCCTACTCTTGCCGCAACCTTCGGATCATCCAGGGCCAACATGGGGACATCAGACATTTTCGGCAAATCGGACAGATTGTGCTTAACCGTAATCAGACATGCCGGTCTGGCATCCTCAAGCATGTAGGTCAGTCTCTCTTCAGGGTAATCCGGGTCCAGTGGAAGGTAAGCTGCTCCCGTCTTATGAACAGCCAGAATGGCAACCACAACCTCGAGAGACCGAGGCAAAGCAATGGCTACGATCTGCTCTGGTCCTACCTGATAGTGCTGAATCAGCTCGTGAGCCAGACGGTTTGAACGCTCATTCAGCTCGGCATACGTCAGAAATTCGCCTTCGAACGTTGCCGCCATGGCAGATGGGGTGCGGCGAACCTGCTGTTCAAACATGGCCGCCGAATTCCGTTCAGGAACCGTATGCTGTGTCTGATTCCACCCGTTCAGGACCTGGTCACGTTCTTCAGGAATCAGCACTTCCATCTGACCTACGTACTGCTCTTCGATTCCTTCCTGCATCATTGATTTCAGCAGCTGCATATAACGGAGCTGATGATTCAGCAAGTCCGATTCGCTGTAGACGGAAGGATTGGCATCAAAGTCAATTCGAAGTCCATGACCATGCCCTTGGTCAACGACATGAATGGATAGGTCATCGACCGGACCCGTAGACAGGTTATAAATCATCCCACGCTGACCCGCAAAATTCAGCTCATGATGGAATGGCATGACATTGATCATCGGTCCGAATAGTCGGCGATTCTCCCCCAGCAGCTTCAGATCACGCCGCAGATCCTGGTGCCGGTAACGTTGATGCTTGCGAACAGCCCGGATCTCCCGCACAATCTGCTCGGCCAAAGCAGATATACGCATGTCTGGTTCAACCTTCAGCCTAAGCGGAAGCACGTTCATAACCATGCCTGGAACGCGCAAGGCTGCCGAGCCCAGCCTGCACATGACAGGCAAAGCCAGTATCACATCTGGCGTACCTGTAATTCGATGCACATAAATGGCTGCTGCCGCGATAAACAGATCAGGCCAGGTCACCCCGTATCGGGAAGCTGCAGTCTGTAGGCGATCCCGATCGGACTGCACAAATTCAATACTCCGCCGCAGAAAATGGTCCGCTGTGCGTGAAGCCTTCTCACTCAAACTTACGACGTCCGGTTCATCTGCATATCGATCCAGCCAAAACGTGCGATCCTGCTCCCTTGCAGCAGACTCATGATAAGCCTCATCCTCCTGAATAACGGAGGACAGCGGGCCAAATGCTCGTGTTTCCATGACACTCGCACCTGACCCACCGTTTATCCTGGCTGTATAGAGACTTGCCACCCTGCGGGTAATCAGCGAGACGCCGTATCCGTCAATCGCAATATGATGAACGCGCTGGTACCAGTAGTAGCAACCTTCGCTTACTTGGAACAAGGCTTCCGTAAATACTGGTCCCGTTGCAAGATGGACGGGTCTGGCGAGATCCTGGTGCATCCAGGCCATAGCTGACGCATGGGGATCCTGTTCGCCGCGAACATCTAGTACATGAAACGGCCAATGGTCTTCCTGTTGATTGAGGGTCTGGTATGGGCCGTGTTCATTCTCCCCATAAATCATGTTTAAAGATTCGGCCTCCGAGACGGTCTGGCGAACACTCTGCTCAAACTGTTCTACGTCTATATTTCCGTGAATAACCACGTATTCACCTGTGTTGTACATGGGGTTGTCCGGATTCAGCTGATGAGCAAACCAGATTCCGGACTGGGCAGCCGACATGAGCCACGTGCCATTCCGACGCTGTGACAAGTTCACCGCCCCGCTCAAAAGTAATCTCCGTTCGGCATCACCCTATGAGGCTGTGCATTCAGCAGCACTGCCCACGAGGCCAGCGTCGGCTGCTCGGCCAGATCGACAAAGGTCACATCTGCTCCTTCCACACGGAAACGCTCCGCCAGGCTCATGATGCGTATGGAATCGAGCCCCCAGATCTCAATCAGATCATCATGCTCCCCGATCAGGGATGGCTGCTCCTGAAGCATTTCGGCAACCTGCACTCGTAACGCATCAAGCCTTGCCTCACCGCTGCTGTCTGTATTAGTCCCTGTAGACTCCATCGCTGCCGCGGTATGCGATCTCGCCTCCGAATAGTTTATTCCGGCCGAATCGTTTTCCTGAGCAGAGGAATCAAGTGATTCAAGAAGTCGCCCAGTTGTCAGCGTTACGGCACAGCGTTCGGCTGCATAGGTTAGTGCCATGCGGTGTTTCTCGGCTGAAAAATCAGCTACCGCATCTGCAACCATGAACGCTTGAATGTCCTTCATAAATGCCTCACAGGAGGTCATCAGACAACCAATATGGGCATAGATGCCGCATACGATCAGCTGATCCCGTCCCTGCTCCTGCATCAATTCAAGCAGTTCTGTCTTCTGGAAGGCACTGTACCGCCATTTGGTCATAAGCGTATCTTGAGGAGCAGGTGAGAGTGGTTCAATGATTTGTTTTTGCGTAGGTCCCCCGTCAATGCCTGCTCCCCAGAAGTCCAGCTGCAATCCACGCTGCTCCGGCGTCTGTCCGCCCGGCTGGGCAGAATACACGACAGGTATGCCCAGTTCATGACACTTCGCACGAAGTTGTCCAATATGATCGATCAGCTCCACCACAGGCGATTCCCCGGCCGTAAAAGCATCCATGAAATATTGCTGCATATCGTGAATGAGAAGTACTGCACGCTTCGCATCCGGCGTCCACGTTACCTTATTGACCGGAAGCTCCGACTCTGCAGGCATTGCATATGACTTAATCACTGGAAGTGCCATCCATATCCCTCTTTTCAGCGTTATTATTTCAATCCGTTTCATCGTAGCTGTGTGTCATGATCGTTATATGGGCTGCTTCATGGTCAGCATCTCGCGCAGTGCCTTCTTGCTAACCTTGCCGACACCCGTCTTGGGAAAAGATTGCACAAACTCAATCCGATCCGGGATTTTATAACTTGCCAGGCCGCGATTGCGCAGAAAAGACTTGATTTCGGCAGCAGCCGGAGTCTCGCCGCTGGGTACGATAAACGCACAGGAGCGCTCGCCTAGATATTCATCCGGCATGGACACCAGTGCTGCATCATGAACACCCGGATGAGCAAGTAGATGATTTTCCACTTCCTCGGCAGCCACCTTGTCTCCGCCGCGGTTGATTTGATCCTTCGCCCGGCCCTCCACAATGAGATACCCCTCGGGTGTGAGACTTGCAATATCTCCTGTACGATAGAACCCGTCCGTGGTGAAGGATCTCGCATTATGCTCTTCAGCTTTGTAATATCCGCGAATGGTATAGGGTCCCCGGGTCAGCAGATGCCCGGATTGTCCCGGTTCCACCTCCAGATCCTCGTCATCCACGATTCGGACCTCATCATACGGGGACATCGGCTTGCCCTGTGTGTTAATAATGATGTGCTCAGGATCATCCAAACGGGTATAGTTCACAAGCCCTTCGGCCATGCCAAAGACTTGCTGCAGCGTGCAGCCCAGGACAGGTTTAACGCGTCCAGCCACCTCCGCACTGAATTTGGCTCCACCGACTTGAAGAACCTGCAGGGATGTCAGCTTGGTTCCTCGCGCAGCGGCCGCATTCAGCCAGATAAGGGCGAGCGGTGGTACCAACGCCGTGATGGTCACCTGATGCTCCTTAATGAGCGGGAAGGCTTCATCTGGACTCGATCCCCGTGACAGCACAACGGTACCTCCTGCATAGAGCGTGCCCAAAATTCCCGGTGAACTTAGAGGGTAATTATGTGCTACAGGCAGAACAGCCAGGTATACACTTTCTGGGCTGAGTCCGCAGACCTCGACGCTTCTTCGGAGACTGTAGATATAGTCATCATGGGTGCGCGGGATCATCTTGGATAGTCCGGTGCTTCCACCAGACAACTGAAGAAAGGCTACATCCGAAGAGACAGGATGATCATCATGCGCCTGAACGGGGTACGTATACAGATCCTCAAGCGATGTGAATGGACCGGCTTCTCCTGCAACGATGATATGTCTAAGGCTCGGCACCTCTGCCTGAACTTCTGCCCCTAGTTTGCGATAATCAAATCCTCCATCCTGATCCGGGATCAGATAGGCTACAGCCTCAGAGAATCGGGCAAAGTACTCGATTTCACTTTTACGATGCAAAGGCAGTGCAAATACCGGCAGCGCTCCCAGACGGAACAGGGCAAAGATCGCTTCAACAAAAGCAGGGATATTCGGCAGCTGCACAATGACGCGGTCATATTGCCGTATTCCCTTGGCATACAACCCTGCCGCCAACCGGTCGACTCTTGCGTCCAACTCTGCATAGGTTAATTGCTCTTCACCACTAATAATGGCAGTACGATTGCCATAAACATCCGCACGTTGTCGGAGCATTTCTCCAAATGTCATGCCCTCCCAGCAACCTTCCTGACGATAAAGCTCTGCAAACTCTTCAGGCCATGCCTGATATCCTGGCAGCATCTCTTTTATTCCTCCTTCAAACGGGATACGGCCGAGTCCAACCCCATGGCAAGCAGCATCGTTCTGAATTTGGCGGAAGTCTCCGCCAGTTCCGCTTCCGCCGTGGAACCCGCTACGATGCCCGCTCCGGCAAATAAACGAAGTTCATTCCCCTCCACTTCGGCGCAGCGGATGGTCACAGCCCATTCCCCGTCGCCCTCGCTGTCGCACCAGCCAACCATGCCGGTAAACAGTCCACGATCAAACGGCTCCTGTGACCCAATGGCCTCTCTGGCTGTTTGTACAGGCGTTCCGCAGATCGCCGGAGTCGGATGGAGCGCAAAGGCCACCTCCAGTGACGATATATCTTCATCCATCAATTCACCATGAATCTCGGTAGACAGATGCCACATCGTGCTTGTCTGAATCAAGGAGGGTTCTGCCGGAACCATCAGCTCTTTGCAGAGTGGACGGAGTGCAGCGGCAACGGCATCAATGACAACAGCATGCTCATGCCGATCTTTGGCTGAAACCAGCAGCGCCTCTGCACGGCGGCGATCCTCAGCAGGATCATCACTTCGGGCAGCAGAGCCAGCCAGCGGATTTGCCCGTATGAGGGTACCTTTTCGAGTAACCAACAGCTCCGGGCTTGCGCCAATGAACGTACGAGCGGCCTGTTGTTCTATTTCTGCATCGGCTCGTTTCACCGTTGTTATAGTACTTTTTGTTTCAGGAAGTTTACTCATTGGAACGGCAAACGTATACCCGTGTGCATTATCCCTGAACAAATTACGGAGAAGTTGATGTGTATCCACGAGATCATCTGAGGTCACACGCAGTGTGCGGGATAACACAACCTTGTCGAGTTCCCCCTGCTGCATCTGCCTCAGCACATGATTGACACTTCGTTCATACGTCTCAGCTTCAGGCACTTCGTTAATCTCACCGCCAGTAGCGGCCGGGCACCTCTCGTATGATCCGTTCGCAGCGTGGCTTGGAGGTTCTGCCCATTGTATCGTTTCGGGGATAAACAGCTCGGCAGAGGATTGATTGGGATCAAAAGGTATCGCTCCCACCACAATCGGATTCCGAAGGCCCGTTTGCTGCGCCTGCTGAATCAATTTGCGAACCTGTTCGATAACAGAATGTGCTCCTTCCACGTGTTTACCATGGGCATGATCCATGTTTCCTGAGGAATCAGATTTCACCTGCTGCTGAACAGCGGAGACAGGAAACCTCATTCGTTCGCCCTGAGCGAGCAAGGTATGTTGCGGTGAAGACCAGAAAAAGGACGTCCCCTCCCGATATTGTTCCAGAAGGTGTAAGGCGGAGGTTGCAGCGATTGCACCCGCTTTTGACATATTCATCATCTCCTTATCTTGATTCAGGCGCCGAGCGTGGCGCCTCCATCCACACACAAATCATGCATTGTAATATGCCTTGCCTGGTCTGATGCCAAAAAGAGTACAGCATCCGCGATGTCGGAAGGTAATGCCAGCCTGTTCAGAGGAATGCCGAGACGGTATGTCTGCTGTGATCCTGCAATGACGGCCTGCGCGCCCTGTTGTTCATCCTGCCACAACGCGCGCTGCATGGGAGTGTCCGTCGACCCTGGAGATACAATATTGCAGCGGATATGCTGCTCCGCGTATTCGAGCGCGAGACATTTGGTAAACATAGTAGACGCCGCCTTGGAGGCTGCGTAAGCCGACATGTGCATCCGGGGCACGCCGGAGGCGTTCGAGCCAACGGTAACCACCGTTCCCGATTGGCGCCTCGCCATATTCTGTATAACTGCACGTGACATATAAAATACACCATGGGTATTCACATCGAACGTTCTTGTCCATTCCTCATCACTCAGAGATGCCACTGTACCTGTATGCAGCACGCCAGCCGCATTTACCAAAATGCCAATCGGTCCAAGTGTGGCCTCAATTCGCCAAACGGTATCGTCTACCGATTGGCGATTGGCAATGTCAGCAGGATAAGCAGCCACCTGATGGCCTTGATTGTTCAGATCCACAGCCAGCTGATCAAGCTGCTCTTCCCGAATGTCTACTGCCGCCACAATTGCACCCTGTTCAGCCAGAGCTCTGGCAACCGCTTCGCCGATACCCTGTGCTGCACCGGTGACCAGAGCTACTTTCCCATGAATTCCTGTATAGCTCACGCTGTGTACCTCCCCTGACTTACTGCCCTGTTGAACGTTGATTAATGGTTGAAATCGATTGGATCATCCATGACATCTCAGCCCATCCGAAAGCAGACTTTCCCATATCCGATTCAGACAAACATCTCATTCTTCTGCCCCTATGCTTCCGGGCTGCAAGCAAAACGTATCGACCGACTGATCAGAAACGGCAGCACCGAGACATGATTCTCTTCCTCGAACTCGGTATATTGAATTTCTAGCCCCGGCTGTTTCAGTGCAGCCAAACGTTCCGTTAAACCCGATGCCTTGTCATTGTTGCGAGCAGGATGACTCTTCTCCTGTTCTCCCATGCCAATCCAGACCTTGACGTTGACCGGATGCTGCTCCAGACCTGCAATGAACTTTTGTTCCTCGGCCTGCATCACCTTCTGGTTCCAGTGAAGCGAAGGACTTCCAGCAATGTAATAACGGAAAGCGTCCGGCTTGGTGAAAAGGGTGTGCAGAACGAACAACCCGCCAAGAGAATGGCCAAAAATGGCCTGTCTGTTTCGATCTATGTTGAACTGCTGCTCCATGTCCGGCTTCAGTTCTTCTTCAATAAATTGCAGAAATGCACCAGCTCCCCCCTGCTCCGGGAGAAGTGTCCCATCCGACTTGTGGGTATATTCGGTCGTGGCTTGCGGAGTAAAATCGTAGTATCGATGAGGCGAGAACGGGCCTGCTGTCGGATACCCGATTCCAACGACGATCGCCGGGAGTGCTCCGGTCTTCTCGGGCCTGCGTCCCTGTATGCGAGCTGCTTCCACCATCGTGCCAAATACCGAATTGGCATCAAGCAGGTAGATTACCGGATATCCGGATGGCGGGGCAGCCTCTGCGGGCTGATAAACCATAATCTGATAAGCATGATTCCCCACACGTGGTTTCATGGTCCATTGTTCCGAACGTGGAATGGGAACAGTACTGCGTGTTATTTGCTCAAGAGTACCTGAGCCTGATTGATTGGGCTGAAACGTCATTACGGATGGATCCTCCTCGTTGTTCAACTTACATGGTTATGTGTATATAGATCGTATCGAATTATATGAGATTGATTCTCGGCACCCCGAGAGGGAGCTGCTTCTTCGCTATTATTGCGTCAACGCCTTCAATGTATCGTCAATGACATGACCATAGGCAATTAATCCGCCACCCAGCCATGGTGCTGGTTCGACTGCGTATACATTTCCTGCCTTGACTGCAGGCATGCTCTGCCACACTTTGGTATCGGTCATCTCTTTCATGCTTCCTGGTCCCTGCTCCACAGTAAAAATATAATCTGCATCAATTTCGGGCAGCACTTCGGTAGAGACGATGGCACTGTTCTCCGTCTCGACGAGTGCAGGCTTGCCGAGTCCCAACTGTTCATAGACAACATAGCCGCTGAAGTAGTTCCCACCCATCATGCTGATTCCGCGGGGAGCAAAGCGGATAATGGCTGCTTTCTTGCCGTCCGCTACCTTGGCAATTTCCGCCTTCGCCGCATCGACCTTGGCATGATACGTCTCGATTGCTTGCTCAGCCTCAGCCGTTTTGCCAAGCAGATCGCCTATGATCTCCAGAGACTTCTCTACATCCCCGGATGCATTGTTAAACACATAGGTTGGTGCAATCTTCGAATAACTCTCATAGACACCATTCTCAGCGTAATTCGCCGTGTGCAGGATAATAAAATCAGGGTTATAAGCTATCAGCGCTTCAGGCGAAGGCAGCCCGCTCGAGAAATCGAGTGTCGGTACGCCACTTAACTGATCCTGTAAATACACATGCCCTTGGGTGCCACTAGCCCATTGAGCAACAGGTGTAACGCCGAGTGTAAGCAGGGAATCCTCCAGATAAGGTGCAAATACACGCTCCACTTTGGCAGGAACAACAACCTCATGTCCCAATTCGTCTTTTACGGTCCGTTCGCCAGCCGTTGTTTCAGCAGTCTTTTCTTCTTGTACGGCCGTTTCCGATGAGGCTGTTGTTGAAGCTTCGGTGGTCTTCTGCTCCTGCTGTGCTGCTCCCTCATTTTCTGACTTGGAGCCACAGGCCCCCAGTAATCCCACCATTAATGCCAGCACAATCAAGGCTGATAGCCGATTATTGATCCATGTACTTGGAGCGAAACGTTGTCTGCTCTCTTTTTCCTGCTGATGCATGATATATCCCCCTTGATAAACATTCTCATTTAGATAGAAGGATTATATGTTATGTCGCTCGGGAATCACCATGGACGTTATCCAGATATACATTTGGACAATATCCCGTGAAAATGAGCAATGCCTCATCCAGCATACGCATGACGCCTACTGCAGAGTAATCGAACCAGGGATCGCCGGTGATCAGGTGAGTCTGATACTGACGCACAGCGTTCAGCTGTCTCCATACTGGGGAGTGCTGCAGACTGAGCCAGTATGCTCGTGATACGGCCTCGGGACATACCATGATCAAGATCCGGTCCGGATTCATTAGAGTCAATTGTTCCAGCGTCAGCGGTGTATTGGTACTGGCATCGGGAAAGGTCTCCAGCTGCAATGCGCCATAGAGCACCTCCTCAATCCCTGGATTACTATAGAGATAGAGGCGCTGACCATATACCCGGATCACGGCCACTTTCTCGCGCCCCACTTCTTTTTGCACGGATTCCCGCGCTTTCTCCACCCGCTTGTTATATAGTCCGATCCACTGTTCTGCCTGTTCCTCCCGTTCCAGGAACGCAGCAATCATGCGCAGCTGTGCACGCCAATCGGTCTGATGCTTGGGTACAAAACAGCAAGGCGCAATCTCCGCAAGTCCTGCTTGATCCTCTTCACTGAGTTGATCGGTACCAATGATGGCGTCCGGCCGAATATGCACAAGCCGCTCCACATTCGCTTCGAATCTCCAACTGGTATAAGGATCTGTTAGTTTAAGATGTGACTGGATTTCCGTGCGGTGCGCGTTATAATAATACGCTGTCCATTTGGGGTCGATGGGCGCAGCAATGGGCATGACATTGAGGGCCAGCAGCTGTCCGATGACGCTGGAGGAGCAGGTGGCAATGCGTTTTCTGGCGTTTTTGGCATAATCGGAAGGAGAAACGCCAACTTCTTTTTTGAATTTACGGCTGAAATAGTATTCATCGCTGTATCCGACTCTGAGCGCAATATCACGCAGCTTATACCCGGTTTCCTTCAGATAGCGCTTGGCACGGTTAATGCGAAGATCTGTAAGATACTCCATCGCGCTGAGACCGTAGGTTTTTTTGAAAAGATCGACAAAGTACTTCGGACTGATATTCGCTCTCTGAGCAAGATCGGCTATAGACAATGCTTCATCGTAATGCTCGTCCATATAGGCTTTTACCTCAGCGAGATCCGTCTTGGGACTGCGACTCATAACGGGGGTTCGCACAGCACGGTGCAATTCATTCTCCAGTAACATGAGGCCACTCCTTTCGATCTGTTTGATCAGTTTAATATGAAGCGTACAGCGTACGTTAAGGTCAGTATGACTGATTCACCATTTATCGACAATGATAATCATTATCAATTAAAGTATCACATTCTTTTCCTCTCAGTCAATCCATATATGGAAATATGTGCACCGTTTCTGTTCAATGACCACTGTCATCCATATGCATAAAAAAAAGCCAACGACGTGACCATGCACGTGTTAGCTCTTGGATTTAACCAGTGATCTCTATTCTATTTATTCGTTTCTAGTCCCGGCTCCGCAGCTTGCTGAGCAGGCGTAAAATCTCGATATACAGCCATACCAGAGTAACCATAAGCCCAAATGCGCCGTACCACTCCATATATTTTGGCGCACCTTGTTCAGCACCACTCTCAATAAAGTCAAAATCAAGCACCAGATTCAGTGCCGCCACGATAACGATCACGACGGAAATACCAATTCCGATCAAACTGTTGTCATGCAGATAGGGAACGGTAATCCCGAACAATCCCAGCACGAAACTGAGCAGATACATGATCATAATGCCGCCGGTTGCCGCTACCACTCCCAGCTTGAAGTTCTCCGTAGCTTTGATCAGTCTTGTTTTGTAAGCGACCAGCAGGGCGATAAACACGGCCATGGTCAGCAAAGCAGCCTGTAAGGTGATGCCATTGTACAATGACTCGTAGGTTGCGGAGAGTGCGCCCAGGAACATGCCTTCCGCAATGGCATAGATGGGAACCAGATATGGTGCTGCCACAGGTTTGAATGAAATAATCAACGCCAGAATGAATCCGACGATTGCACCTCCGATCGCCAGAGGAAGCACTTCCTGACCGTTAAAGAACATCATCCATGTCGCAAATGCACTGCCGAGCAGGATCACCAGCGTAATGAACGACTTGTTCACTGTGCCGTTAATCGTCATGTAACGCTGGTATCGATCATCTCCATATCCGCCGGCATTTTCAAATGTACTGTCTTTGAGTGTAGGGTTACCACTACGTCCGATCAAATCCATCACCTCTTTTATGTATTGGGTCAATCTTTTAAACCACTCTTTACGTTCTACATTTTCATTGATCTGTTCTACTGTTAAAATTCTTTCTATGTTCAAATGCAGACTTGGATGCAATCGGTCGATTACATCCTTATCCATCATTACTGCCCTGTAGGACATATGTCCCACGCTGTAAAATCATTCTCCAGCTGGGTACAGACTTTTCTTAAATGCTATTTCGTTGCTGTAGTTACTAGGCAGAAGGCTTAGTTATAGAACACTTTGTCTACATTGTATTTCGCACGCTTCGTATTAATGATATAGGTCTCGTAAATTTCGCGGTCTACGGCATCTTCCACCAGACAAACTTCAATGGTCGCCACT
It encodes:
- a CDS encoding (2,3-dihydroxybenzoyl)adenylate synthase, with the protein product MLPGYQAWPEEFAELYRQEGCWEGMTFGEMLRQRADVYGNRTAIISGEEQLTYAELDARVDRLAAGLYAKGIRQYDRVIVQLPNIPAFVEAIFALFRLGALPVFALPLHRKSEIEYFARFSEAVAYLIPDQDGGFDYRKLGAEVQAEVPSLRHIIVAGEAGPFTSLEDLYTYPVQAHDDHPVSSDVAFLQLSGGSTGLSKMIPRTHDDYIYSLRRSVEVCGLSPESVYLAVLPVAHNYPLSSPGILGTLYAGGTVVLSRGSSPDEAFPLIKEHQVTITALVPPLALIWLNAAAARGTKLTSLQVLQVGGAKFSAEVAGRVKPVLGCTLQQVFGMAEGLVNYTRLDDPEHIIINTQGKPMSPYDEVRIVDDEDLEVEPGQSGHLLTRGPYTIRGYYKAEEHNARSFTTDGFYRTGDIASLTPEGYLIVEGRAKDQINRGGDKVAAEEVENHLLAHPGVHDAALVSMPDEYLGERSCAFIVPSGETPAAAEIKSFLRNRGLASYKIPDRIEFVQSFPKTGVGKVSKKALREMLTMKQPI
- a CDS encoding 2,3-dihydro-2,3-dihydroxybenzoate dehydrogenase yields the protein MSYTGIHGKVALVTGAAQGIGEAVARALAEQGAIVAAVDIREEQLDQLAVDLNNQGHQVAAYPADIANRQSVDDTVWRIEATLGPIGILVNAAGVLHTGTVASLSDEEWTRTFDVNTHGVFYMSRAVIQNMARRQSGTVVTVGSNASGVPRMHMSAYAASKAASTMFTKCLALEYAEQHIRCNIVSPGSTDTPMQRALWQDEQQGAQAVIAGSQQTYRLGIPLNRLALPSDIADAVLFLASDQARHITMHDLCVDGGATLGA
- a CDS encoding isochorismatase family protein; the encoded protein is MALPVIKSYAMPAESELPVNKVTWTPDAKRAVLLIHDMQQYFMDAFTAGESPVVELIDHIGQLRAKCHELGIPVVYSAQPGGQTPEQRGLQLDFWGAGIDGGPTQKQIIEPLSPAPQDTLMTKWRYSAFQKTELLELMQEQGRDQLIVCGIYAHIGCLMTSCEAFMKDIQAFMVADAVADFSAEKHRMALTYAAERCAVTLTTGRLLESLDSSAQENDSAGINYSEARSHTAAAMESTGTNTDSSGEARLDALRVQVAEMLQEQPSLIGEHDDLIEIWGLDSIRIMSLAERFRVEGADVTFVDLAEQPTLASWAVLLNAQPHRVMPNGDYF
- a CDS encoding alpha/beta hydrolase; its protein translation is MTFQPNQSGSGTLEQITRSTVPIPRSEQWTMKPRVGNHAYQIMVYQPAEAAPPSGYPVIYLLDANSVFGTMVEAARIQGRRPEKTGALPAIVVGIGYPTAGPFSPHRYYDFTPQATTEYTHKSDGTLLPEQGGAGAFLQFIEEELKPDMEQQFNIDRNRQAIFGHSLGGLFVLHTLFTKPDAFRYYIAGSPSLHWNQKVMQAEEQKFIAGLEQHPVNVKVWIGMGEQEKSHPARNNDKASGLTERLAALKQPGLEIQYTEFEEENHVSVLPFLISRSIRFACSPEA
- the dhbC gene encoding isochorismate synthase DhbC, with product MSKAGAIAATSALHLLEQYREGTSFFWSSPQHTLLAQGERMRFPVSAVQQQVKSDSSGNMDHAHGKHVEGAHSVIEQVRKLIQQAQQTGLRNPIVVGAIPFDPNQSSAELFIPETIQWAEPPSHAANGSYERCPAATGGEINEVPEAETYERSVNHVLRQMQQGELDKVVLSRTLRVTSDDLVDTHQLLRNLFRDNAHGYTFAVPMSKLPETKSTITTVKRADAEIEQQAARTFIGASPELLVTRKGTLIRANPLAGSAARSDDPAEDRRRAEALLVSAKDRHEHAVVIDAVAAALRPLCKELMVPAEPSLIQTSTMWHLSTEIHGELMDEDISSLEVAFALHPTPAICGTPVQTAREAIGSQEPFDRGLFTGMVGWCDSEGDGEWAVTIRCAEVEGNELRLFAGAGIVAGSTAEAELAETSAKFRTMLLAMGLDSAVSRLKEE